A part of Nesterenkonia lutea genomic DNA contains:
- a CDS encoding MFS transporter, whose protein sequence is MKRTSFFYFASFVTSLLSNSVTAIALPLLVLFTTGSPLDAGIVAIAASVPAAIAGLLMGSLIDRINRRTASIIADAISALALLILPIVDLTVGLNVGWFIAVAVLGSFGDVPGMTAREAMLPALARAVGAEPSRLIGLREALTGVTVLIGPAVAGVLVAALEPVTVLWITSGLAALAALLTLGIASSATAHQRDHDTATTVQGMSSVFDGLKILLRSPLLRGMLILAITLGVVLAAIQGMVIPVHFAFQDEPQCVGFVLSSLAAGLLVGGGLFAGLASRIPRRVWFISGITILAVGLGGLAFLGPVWTIFASAAVAGLGGGAMNAVVGLTFVENVEESQRGRVLGAQNAILTLTPALGIGGGAVLIETGSLHLATTVFVAVWVVVSLGSLFNPRIRRLGEPDRDLVDA, encoded by the coding sequence ATGAAAAGAACCTCCTTCTTCTATTTCGCCTCCTTCGTCACTTCACTTCTGAGCAACTCCGTCACAGCCATCGCCCTGCCGCTGCTTGTGCTCTTCACCACCGGCAGCCCGCTCGACGCCGGGATCGTGGCGATCGCCGCCTCGGTGCCGGCCGCGATCGCCGGGCTGCTGATGGGCTCGCTCATCGACCGGATCAATCGACGCACCGCATCGATCATCGCGGACGCCATCTCGGCCCTCGCACTGCTCATCCTGCCCATCGTGGACCTGACGGTCGGGCTGAACGTGGGCTGGTTCATCGCAGTCGCCGTGCTGGGCTCCTTTGGAGATGTCCCCGGAATGACCGCCCGGGAAGCGATGCTCCCTGCCCTCGCGAGAGCGGTCGGCGCGGAGCCGTCTCGACTCATCGGCCTGCGCGAAGCGCTCACCGGGGTGACCGTGTTGATCGGTCCCGCCGTGGCCGGTGTCCTGGTCGCAGCGCTGGAGCCGGTGACGGTCCTGTGGATCACCTCCGGCCTGGCAGCCCTGGCGGCGCTGCTCACCCTCGGGATTGCCTCCAGTGCGACGGCGCATCAGCGTGATCACGACACGGCGACCACGGTGCAGGGCATGAGCTCGGTCTTTGACGGCCTCAAGATTCTGCTCCGCTCCCCGCTGCTGCGCGGGATGCTGATCCTGGCCATCACGCTCGGGGTCGTGCTCGCGGCCATACAGGGCATGGTGATCCCGGTTCACTTCGCCTTCCAGGACGAACCGCAGTGCGTCGGCTTCGTGCTCAGCTCCCTGGCCGCAGGTCTGCTCGTCGGTGGCGGACTCTTCGCGGGCCTGGCAAGCAGGATCCCGCGCAGGGTCTGGTTCATCTCCGGCATCACCATCCTCGCTGTCGGTCTCGGGGGCCTGGCCTTCCTTGGTCCGGTCTGGACGATCTTCGCCTCGGCCGCGGTCGCGGGCCTCGGTGGTGGTGCCATGAACGCCGTCGTCGGTCTGACCTTCGTGGAGAACGTCGAGGAGTCCCAGCGGGGCAGGGTCCTGGGGGCGCAGAACGCGATCTTGACCCTGACTCCGGCGCTGGGCATCGGCGGTGGGGCTGTCCTGATCGAGACCGGCAGCCTGCACCTGGCGACCACGGTCTTCGTCGCTGTATGGGTGGTGGTCTCCCTCGGGTCCCTGTTCAATCCACGGATCCGCAGACTCGGCGAACCCGATCGGGACCTCGTCGATGCGTGA
- a CDS encoding haloacid dehalogenase type II: protein MTGRVEAVVFDVLETLLDLDPIGSRLQEVGQQSSVLGPFFMRFQRDAMALSLAGENADFTRTARQALRTETQQGMSDSDIDYVLDGFGTMPAFPDAAPALKRLSEAGVTVGCLTVGDPENTRSFLEGAGLNSYVDHVVTSDAVGVWKPAPEVYRYSADTLGCDMGRMALVAVHAWDCHGAKKAGAMAGWCSRLEGRPGEVFLPADVAGEDLVEVVDGLLAL from the coding sequence ATGACTGGTCGCGTTGAGGCAGTGGTGTTTGACGTCCTGGAGACGTTGCTCGATCTGGACCCGATCGGTTCCAGACTCCAGGAGGTCGGCCAGCAGTCTTCGGTACTGGGCCCCTTCTTCATGCGTTTCCAACGTGACGCGATGGCGCTGTCCCTTGCCGGCGAGAATGCAGATTTCACCCGGACAGCCCGCCAGGCGTTGCGCACCGAGACTCAACAGGGCATGTCAGACTCCGATATTGACTACGTCCTGGACGGCTTCGGAACGATGCCCGCGTTCCCAGATGCCGCTCCCGCACTGAAGAGACTCTCCGAGGCCGGGGTGACTGTCGGATGCCTGACTGTCGGCGACCCCGAGAACACTCGCTCCTTTCTGGAGGGGGCAGGCTTAAATTCCTACGTCGATCATGTCGTGACATCTGACGCTGTCGGGGTGTGGAAGCCAGCTCCTGAGGTGTATCGCTATAGCGCGGACACGCTGGGTTGCGACATGGGCCGCATGGCCCTGGTGGCAGTGCACGCCTGGGACTGCCACGGAGCGAAGAAGGCCGGCGCCATGGCTGGCTGGTGTTCCCGCCTGGAAGGCAGACCCGGCGAGGTCTTCCTCCCCGCTGACGTCGCTGGCGAAGACCTCGTCGAGGTGGTCGACGGGCTACTCGCGCTGTAA
- a CDS encoding TetR/AcrR family transcriptional regulator → MSTTSTTSSTSRRGRPGYDREGLITVCVEAFNRHGYEATSMGALSRELGISKSAIYHHVDSKEEILDIALNRSLAELERVIAEAEALDAPAVAELEIILSESVKVLTTSLPYVTLLLRLRGNSEMEVKALQRRREITLRIAELIRQAQQDGDLRGDIDARTASRLAMGTINSIVDWYRPVGGAPDAALAETVKQTILGGLRAPQPG, encoded by the coding sequence ATGAGCACCACTTCCACGACGTCGTCCACCTCCCGCAGGGGACGTCCCGGCTATGACCGCGAGGGTCTGATCACGGTCTGCGTGGAGGCGTTCAACCGGCACGGCTATGAGGCGACCTCCATGGGGGCGCTCTCCCGTGAACTGGGCATCTCCAAGTCCGCCATCTACCACCACGTGGACTCCAAGGAGGAGATCCTCGACATCGCGCTGAACCGTTCGCTGGCCGAGCTGGAGCGCGTGATCGCGGAGGCGGAGGCGCTTGACGCCCCGGCGGTGGCTGAGCTGGAGATCATCCTGAGCGAATCGGTCAAGGTGCTGACCACTTCATTGCCCTATGTGACGCTGCTGCTGCGCCTGCGAGGGAACTCCGAGATGGAGGTCAAGGCGCTGCAGCGACGCCGCGAGATCACCCTGCGCATCGCGGAGCTGATCCGGCAGGCCCAGCAGGACGGGGACCTTCGCGGCGACATCGACGCCCGCACAGCCTCCCGCCTGGCGATGGGCACGATCAACTCGATCGTGGACTGGTACCGGCCGGTGGGCGGCGCCCCGGATGCGGCGCTGGCCGAGACGGTGAAGCAGACCATCCTCGGCGGGCTGCGCGCCCCGCAGCCGGGCTAG
- the paaI gene encoding hydroxyphenylacetyl-CoA thioesterase PaaI has translation MTESTQLAHEGRQKPLEGPHHRMLDNDRTSQALGITVLQADPGHARISMTIREDMTNGFDIAHGGMIFALADTCFAMACNHPSLDEGTITVASGVDINFLKPALLGDEIIAEAIEVARAGRSGVSDVKITRGEDLIGLFRGRSRTIASPGKK, from the coding sequence ATGACGGAGTCCACCCAGCTCGCCCACGAGGGACGGCAGAAGCCCCTCGAGGGTCCGCACCATCGGATGTTGGACAACGATCGGACATCTCAGGCTCTCGGCATCACGGTCCTGCAGGCCGACCCCGGCCACGCCCGGATCAGCATGACCATCCGGGAAGACATGACCAACGGCTTCGACATCGCCCACGGAGGAATGATCTTTGCCCTGGCCGACACCTGTTTCGCCATGGCATGCAATCATCCGAGCCTCGACGAGGGGACCATCACCGTCGCCTCCGGCGTGGACATCAACTTCCTGAAACCCGCCCTCCTGGGAGACGAGATCATCGCCGAGGCGATCGAGGTGGCGCGCGCCGGCCGCAGCGGCGTCTCCGATGTGAAGATCACCCGTGGCGAGGACCTCATCGGCCTCTTCCGCGGCCGCTCCCGCACCATCGCCTCTCCCGGAAAGAAATGA
- a CDS encoding M23 family metallopeptidase, translating to MSASTRLRALVPQGHQGTESNRTTPSIDVQYPFVGRWLAQNSPANRVPSHGTSLFATSYAIDFVPVDDSGHTAPMTFGAFLRPESPVRFTGFGRTLLAPVEGIVVTAHDTELDHPAYRGLPSISYALTQQRRVRAGWVALAGNHVLIESEGVIVALCHLQQDSVQVRPGQLVAVGDVLGRCGNSGNRTEPHVHLQAIDHRDVACANAVRMTIEGSIPRNGRIVNIGPRR from the coding sequence ATGAGCGCGAGCACGCGGCTCCGAGCCCTTGTTCCGCAAGGGCACCAAGGCACAGAGAGCAACCGCACGACACCTTCCATCGACGTGCAGTACCCGTTCGTTGGCCGCTGGCTTGCCCAGAACAGCCCCGCCAACCGGGTGCCCAGTCACGGCACTAGCTTGTTCGCCACGTCCTACGCCATCGACTTCGTGCCAGTTGATGACAGCGGACACACAGCACCCATGACGTTCGGCGCTTTCCTGCGCCCGGAATCACCGGTGCGGTTCACGGGCTTCGGGCGCACACTGCTGGCGCCGGTGGAGGGAATCGTCGTCACCGCACACGACACCGAACTCGACCACCCCGCGTATCGCGGCCTACCTTCGATCAGCTACGCGCTCACCCAGCAACGCCGAGTTCGCGCAGGCTGGGTAGCTCTAGCCGGAAATCATGTGTTGATCGAGAGCGAAGGCGTCATCGTTGCCCTCTGCCATCTGCAACAAGACAGCGTCCAGGTTCGACCTGGACAGCTCGTAGCGGTTGGCGACGTGCTGGGGCGCTGTGGGAACTCCGGTAACCGCACCGAACCACACGTCCACCTGCAAGCGATCGACCACCGCGACGTCGCATGCGCCAACGCGGTGCGCATGACAATCGAAGGATCAATACCGCGCAACGGCAGAATCGTTAACATCGGACCGAGACGATGA
- a CDS encoding small multi-drug export protein has translation MNAHEWWGLAGVFLGGATPWLEAILVIPAGIATGLPLIPVIIAGTLGNLLTVGAAAYGGERLRQRWTTWRQRKRDASGTEPDSRSRAHREAKARRKQERIERVMDRGGLPLLAILGPLGIGTQLAALAAVAAGVRATPAFVWVGAATVGWSIAAAIAAVTGLQLLGF, from the coding sequence ATGAATGCACACGAGTGGTGGGGCCTGGCCGGGGTATTCCTAGGTGGAGCCACCCCGTGGCTGGAAGCGATCCTGGTCATCCCGGCAGGCATCGCCACGGGGCTGCCGTTGATTCCGGTGATCATAGCCGGCACCCTCGGCAATCTTCTGACCGTGGGCGCAGCTGCCTATGGGGGAGAGCGGCTGCGTCAAAGGTGGACCACCTGGCGGCAGCGCAAGAGGGACGCCTCGGGCACGGAGCCGGACTCGAGGAGCCGAGCCCACCGAGAGGCTAAGGCGCGGCGCAAACAGGAACGCATCGAGCGCGTCATGGACCGTGGAGGACTGCCGCTGCTGGCCATCCTCGGTCCGCTGGGCATCGGGACACAGCTAGCGGCATTGGCCGCAGTGGCTGCAGGGGTCCGGGCGACACCGGCGTTCGTGTGGGTCGGGGCGGCCACTGTCGGGTGGAGCATCGCGGCGGCGATCGCGGCGGTGACGGGACTGCAGCTGTTGGGTTTCTAG
- a CDS encoding CBS domain-containing protein yields MTKAREIMTPGAECVGENQTLEEVARKMKDLDVGALPICGEDNRLKGVITDRDLVIKCMAVGTDPRQVRAGELAEGKPVTIGADDSVDEAIATMSNHEVRRLPVIDGHDLVGMLSRDDIARSVPDPRPREFDL; encoded by the coding sequence ATGACCAAGGCACGCGAGATCATGACCCCTGGGGCCGAATGCGTCGGAGAGAACCAGACCCTGGAAGAGGTCGCGCGCAAGATGAAAGATCTCGACGTCGGGGCCCTGCCTATTTGCGGGGAGGACAACCGGCTCAAAGGCGTCATCACCGACCGTGACCTCGTCATCAAATGCATGGCGGTCGGCACCGACCCTCGCCAGGTCAGAGCTGGCGAGCTGGCTGAAGGCAAGCCCGTCACGATCGGCGCCGATGACAGCGTCGACGAAGCGATCGCGACCATGAGCAACCATGAGGTGCGCCGTCTTCCAGTCATCGATGGACATGACCTGGTGGGAATGCTCAGTCGAGACGACATCGCACGCTCCGTGCCCGATCCCCGCCCTCGGGAATTTGACCTATAG
- the paaD gene encoding 1,2-phenylacetyl-CoA epoxidase subunit PaaD, producing the protein MMAVMGPESVTLPADATVWEVAASVNDPEIPVLSIADLGILREARVEADGTAVVVITPTYSGCPAMDTINADVTAALRHAGHEQVRIETVLHPAWTTDWMTEEGKAKLREYGIAPPTGLAAVGPVRVGLSVKCPRCDSPNTREMTRFGSTACKALYQCRDCLEPFDHFKVH; encoded by the coding sequence ATGATGGCAGTGATGGGACCCGAGTCTGTGACCCTTCCCGCCGACGCCACCGTGTGGGAGGTCGCGGCGAGCGTCAACGATCCAGAGATCCCGGTGCTCAGCATCGCGGATCTGGGCATCCTGCGCGAGGCCCGGGTGGAGGCGGACGGCACCGCCGTCGTCGTCATCACCCCGACCTATTCCGGCTGTCCCGCGATGGACACGATCAACGCCGATGTCACCGCCGCCCTGCGCCACGCCGGACATGAACAGGTACGCATCGAGACGGTGCTGCACCCGGCCTGGACCACTGACTGGATGACCGAGGAGGGCAAGGCGAAGCTGCGTGAATACGGCATCGCCCCACCCACCGGCCTGGCCGCTGTGGGTCCTGTGCGCGTGGGCCTGAGCGTCAAATGCCCCCGCTGCGACTCCCCCAATACTCGTGAGATGACCCGCTTCGGCTCCACCGCATGCAAGGCCCTGTATCAGTGCCGCGACTGCCTGGAGCCCTTCGACCACTTCAAGGTGCACTGA
- the paaB gene encoding 1,2-phenylacetyl-CoA epoxidase subunit PaaB: MSSSADSSSWPLWEVFIRGSRGLSHVHAGSLHAPDATMAIRNARDLYTRRNEGTSVWVVPAEAIMASDPDSKGAYFESAQGKSYRHATYYTQSEGVKHL; encoded by the coding sequence ATGTCCTCCAGCGCAGATTCGAGCTCCTGGCCCCTCTGGGAGGTCTTCATCCGAGGCTCACGCGGGCTCTCCCACGTGCATGCCGGGTCCCTCCACGCACCGGATGCCACCATGGCGATCCGCAATGCTCGAGACCTCTACACCCGCCGCAATGAAGGCACCTCCGTGTGGGTCGTCCCCGCTGAGGCGATCATGGCCTCAGATCCGGACTCCAAGGGCGCCTATTTCGAGTCCGCCCAGGGCAAGAGCTACCGACACGCCACGTACTACACCCAGTCCGAGGGGGTGAAGCACCTGTGA
- a CDS encoding AMP-binding protein: MSILNTEAAEIPPTEPGAPDTEEMMSREEIEALQLTRLQQTLRHAYDNVAAYRELYDAHGVGPDDLQTLEDLAKFPFTDKEFLRAAYPFKAFAVPMEQVRRIHASSGTTGLPTVVGYTDQDIDTWAGLFARCLRYSGVRPGDLVHNAYGYGLFTGGLGAHYGIEKLKATVIPMSGGQSEKQVQLIRDFRPRVILCTPTYLLALADAFRDAGMDPRETSLEVAVLGAEPWTEKMRHEIEQTFDLTACDIYGLSEVMGPGVAGESGERQDGSTIWEDHFRPEIIDPIEEEVLRTGEHGELVFTTLTKQALPIIRYRTHDLTRLLPGSDRPGHRRMGRITGRSDDMIILRGVNLFPSQIEEIALEIPALSPHFQLRLARPGKMDEMTVHIERRPETSAEEAETAGAELARQIKVKVGSSCRISVEEPGSLARSSGKLRRIYDQRPK, from the coding sequence ATGAGCATCCTCAACACGGAAGCCGCCGAGATCCCGCCGACTGAACCCGGCGCGCCCGACACCGAAGAGATGATGAGCCGCGAGGAGATCGAGGCGCTGCAGCTCACCCGCCTGCAGCAGACGCTGCGCCACGCCTATGACAACGTCGCGGCGTACCGCGAGCTCTACGACGCCCACGGCGTCGGTCCTGACGACCTGCAGACGCTGGAGGACCTGGCGAAGTTCCCCTTCACCGACAAGGAGTTCCTGCGCGCGGCCTACCCCTTCAAGGCCTTCGCCGTGCCGATGGAGCAGGTCCGCCGCATCCACGCCTCCTCCGGCACCACCGGCCTGCCCACAGTGGTGGGCTACACCGACCAGGACATCGACACCTGGGCCGGCCTGTTCGCCCGGTGCCTGCGCTATTCCGGGGTTCGTCCGGGAGACCTGGTGCACAACGCCTACGGCTACGGCCTGTTCACCGGCGGGCTCGGAGCCCACTACGGCATTGAGAAGCTCAAGGCCACCGTGATCCCGATGTCCGGAGGACAGAGCGAGAAGCAGGTCCAGCTCATCCGGGATTTCAGACCCCGGGTGATCCTGTGCACTCCCACGTACCTGCTGGCGCTCGCCGATGCCTTCCGCGACGCGGGCATGGACCCTCGGGAGACCTCGCTGGAGGTGGCTGTGCTCGGCGCCGAGCCGTGGACGGAGAAGATGCGCCACGAGATCGAGCAGACCTTCGACCTCACCGCCTGCGACATCTACGGGCTCTCAGAGGTCATGGGACCCGGTGTCGCCGGCGAGTCCGGTGAGCGCCAGGACGGCTCCACCATCTGGGAGGACCACTTCCGTCCCGAGATCATCGACCCGATCGAGGAAGAGGTGCTGCGCACCGGTGAGCACGGCGAGCTGGTCTTCACCACCTTGACCAAACAGGCGCTGCCGATCATCCGCTACCGCACCCATGATCTGACCCGGCTGCTTCCCGGCTCCGACCGCCCCGGTCACCGGCGCATGGGCCGGATCACCGGTCGCAGCGATGACATGATCATCCTGCGCGGGGTCAACCTCTTTCCCTCTCAGATCGAAGAGATCGCCCTGGAGATCCCCGCCCTCTCTCCCCATTTCCAGCTGCGCCTCGCGCGTCCGGGAAAGATGGATGAGATGACCGTGCACATCGAACGGCGCCCGGAGACCAGCGCCGAAGAGGCCGAGACCGCCGGCGCGGAGCTCGCCCGGCAGATCAAGGTCAAGGTCGGATCCAGCTGCAGGATCAGCGTGGAGGAGCCCGGGTCGCTCGCCCGCTCCTCCGGCAAGCTGCGCCGGATCTATGACCAGCGCCCGAAATGA
- the paaA gene encoding 1,2-phenylacetyl-CoA epoxidase subunit PaaA produces the protein MSPQNHQHAPLHLADESDAAAALAEAEAGQSRFDEIIAEDSRIEPRDWMPESYRKSLVRQVSQHAHSEIIGMQPEGNWISRAPSLKRKAILMAKVQDEAGHGLYLYSAAETLGRPREEMYDQLYSGKAKYSSIFNYPARTWADIGAIGWLVDGAAIVNQVPLCRASYGPYGRAMVRICKEESFHQRQGWEILYSLSHGTEAQHQMAQEAVDRFYGPALQMFGPPDGDSPNSQQSMEWKIKRFTNDELRQRFVDMLVPQVEALGLTLPDPELKWNEERGHYDFGDLDWDEFFAVIKGNGPLSRQRLEHYRRARDEGAWVREAAVAYAGRQAQGQERDQAALIGA, from the coding sequence ATGTCACCCCAGAACCATCAGCACGCTCCCCTGCACCTCGCCGACGAGAGCGACGCCGCAGCGGCTCTCGCCGAGGCAGAGGCCGGGCAGAGCCGCTTCGACGAGATCATCGCCGAGGACTCCCGCATCGAACCTCGGGACTGGATGCCCGAGTCGTATCGGAAGTCGCTGGTGCGGCAGGTCTCTCAGCATGCCCACTCCGAGATCATCGGCATGCAGCCGGAGGGAAACTGGATCTCCCGTGCGCCGAGCCTGAAGCGCAAGGCGATCCTGATGGCCAAGGTCCAGGATGAGGCGGGCCACGGCCTGTACCTCTACTCCGCCGCCGAGACCCTCGGCCGCCCCCGCGAAGAGATGTATGACCAGCTCTACAGCGGCAAGGCCAAGTACTCCTCAATCTTCAACTACCCTGCTCGGACCTGGGCCGACATCGGTGCCATCGGCTGGCTGGTCGACGGCGCGGCGATCGTCAACCAGGTCCCGCTCTGCCGCGCATCCTACGGGCCCTATGGCCGTGCGATGGTGCGCATCTGCAAGGAGGAGTCCTTCCATCAGCGTCAGGGCTGGGAGATCCTCTACTCGCTCTCCCACGGCACCGAGGCGCAGCATCAGATGGCACAGGAGGCCGTGGACCGCTTCTACGGACCGGCGCTGCAGATGTTCGGCCCCCCGGACGGTGACTCCCCGAACTCGCAGCAGTCCATGGAGTGGAAGATCAAGCGCTTCACCAATGATGAGCTGCGCCAGCGCTTCGTCGACATGCTGGTCCCGCAGGTCGAGGCCCTGGGCCTCACGCTTCCAGATCCCGAGCTGAAGTGGAACGAGGAGCGCGGACACTATGACTTCGGGGACCTGGACTGGGACGAGTTCTTCGCCGTCATCAAGGGCAACGGCCCGCTGAGCCGGCAGCGCCTGGAGCATTACCGCAGGGCGCGGGACGAAGGAGCATGGGTCCGCGAAGCCGCAGTGGCCTACGCCGGCCGCCAGGCCCAGGGCCAGGAGCGCGACCAGGCCGCCCTCATCGGCGCCTGA
- a CDS encoding NAD-dependent epimerase/dehydratase family protein gives MTVPSAMTAPAAPHAEDPERPRAVMVGCGDVGTRIGHRLLQRGFSVTGWRRSPERLPATFDGAAVDLTEPESVPHPPTDTAAVVFSPAAGSRDPQRYEQVYLQGLSTVLARLEQAGLADSVRVLLVSSTSVLGDAEGMLDESAPLTPASATGEVLARTEELLASWRTGGAASSARSRSGVLRLSGIYGPGRDRIRKQLRSGSVGEAAGQDVHQAWRISNRIHSEDAARGAVELLSLDSPPELLLGVDTLPVPVGLVHNWMADQLGLHHPWSDPRLDPALVESVPPLDLLTHGHGRALDGSRLHGLLGELLHPDFRSGYAAALQE, from the coding sequence ATGACTGTCCCCTCCGCGATGACCGCCCCCGCAGCCCCGCATGCCGAGGATCCAGAGAGGCCGCGCGCCGTGATGGTCGGCTGCGGCGATGTGGGGACCCGGATCGGGCACCGGCTGCTTCAGCGGGGCTTCTCGGTCACCGGCTGGCGACGCAGCCCGGAACGGCTTCCGGCCACGTTCGACGGCGCGGCCGTGGACCTCACCGAGCCCGAGAGCGTCCCCCATCCGCCGACGGACACCGCAGCCGTGGTCTTCTCCCCCGCAGCCGGCAGCCGTGACCCGCAGCGCTATGAACAGGTCTACCTCCAGGGCCTGAGCACGGTCCTGGCCCGCCTGGAGCAGGCTGGACTCGCCGATTCCGTGCGGGTCCTGCTGGTCTCGTCCACCTCGGTGCTCGGCGACGCCGAGGGCATGCTGGACGAGTCGGCCCCGCTGACCCCGGCGAGCGCCACCGGCGAGGTGCTGGCCCGCACCGAGGAGCTGCTCGCCTCCTGGAGGACCGGCGGCGCCGCCTCGTCCGCGCGCAGCCGCAGCGGCGTGCTGCGCCTCTCCGGGATCTACGGTCCGGGACGCGACCGGATCCGCAAGCAGCTGCGCTCCGGATCCGTGGGGGAAGCCGCAGGCCAGGACGTTCACCAGGCCTGGAGGATCTCCAACCGCATCCATTCGGAGGATGCCGCCCGCGGCGCCGTGGAACTGTTGAGCCTCGATTCTCCGCCGGAGCTGCTGCTGGGCGTGGACACGCTGCCCGTCCCGGTGGGGCTGGTGCACAACTGGATGGCGGACCAGCTTGGACTCCACCACCCGTGGAGCGATCCGCGTCTGGATCCTGCACTCGTGGAGAGCGTCCCGCCCCTGGATCTGCTCACCCACGGCCACGGCAGGGCGCTGGACGGATCCCGGCTGCATGGCCTGCTCGGCGAGCTGCTCCACCCGGACTTCCGCTCGGGCTACGCCGCCGCGCTGCAGGAGTGA
- the paaC gene encoding 1,2-phenylacetyl-CoA epoxidase subunit PaaC: MSFASHDSATRQSQGEAITAEEIAASGAQADDATARYALILGDDALILSQRLGAWVSRAPELEEDVALANIALDLLGHARFLLTYAGTAWGRSEDDLAYFRDEEEFRSCRLVEQENGDFGKTIARQLIFSFYQHELYSRLVRSADTTLAAIAEKALKEVDYHQDHAAQWVLRLGLGTEESSRRIQEGLDSVWSYVEELFTDVEPITELGDIAVLPSSLREATLNRLHQVIDQAGLTVPDMSGAHGADRSGRHSEQRGLILAEMQVLARQHPGATW, translated from the coding sequence GTGAGCTTCGCATCGCATGACTCCGCCACCCGCCAGTCCCAGGGTGAGGCGATCACCGCCGAGGAGATCGCCGCCTCGGGCGCGCAGGCCGACGACGCCACCGCCCGGTATGCACTGATCCTCGGCGACGACGCCCTGATCCTCTCCCAGCGCCTGGGCGCCTGGGTCTCCCGGGCACCCGAGCTGGAGGAGGACGTGGCGCTGGCGAACATCGCTCTGGACCTGCTCGGCCACGCCCGCTTCCTGCTCACCTACGCCGGCACCGCCTGGGGCAGGTCCGAGGATGACCTCGCCTACTTCCGTGACGAGGAGGAGTTCCGCTCCTGCCGTCTGGTGGAGCAGGAGAACGGGGACTTCGGCAAGACCATCGCCCGGCAGCTGATCTTCAGCTTCTACCAGCACGAGCTCTACAGCCGTCTGGTGCGCTCGGCCGACACCACCCTCGCGGCCATCGCCGAGAAGGCCCTCAAAGAGGTGGACTACCACCAGGACCACGCCGCCCAGTGGGTCCTGCGGCTGGGCCTGGGCACCGAGGAGTCCTCCCGGCGCATTCAGGAGGGTCTCGACTCGGTCTGGTCCTACGTAGAGGAGCTCTTCACCGACGTCGAGCCGATCACCGAGCTCGGTGACATCGCCGTGCTGCCGTCCTCGCTGCGCGAGGCCACGCTGAACCGTCTGCATCAGGTCATCGATCAGGCCGGACTGACCGTCCCTGACATGTCCGGCGCCCATGGCGCTGACCGCTCCGGGCGCCACTCGGAGCAGCGCGGACTCATCCTGGCCGAGATGCAGGTGCTGGCCCGCCAGCACCCCGGAGCCACCTGGTGA